GGGGTTGCGGGTTCAAGTCCCGTCAGCCACCCCATATGTATCAAGGGGTGCCGCGCTATCACGTCGGGACGAAGGACGCTTACTGTAGCCAAATTGTAGCCAATCTCGCTCCTTAGCATCCCGCGATGGGTAGTGCCGGTTGGGCACGCGCGTAGGCAAAACCGCCCAGGTCCTCGGCCGGGGCAGGGCGACAGGCTCCAGCCTGGTAGCGGATTAGTGGGTTGTCGCGTACGGGACGCTGGTCGCGAGCACTCGCAGGTGCGGACACGCCCGAAGGAGGGTGTCGGTCAAATGAGCGCACGCCGCCACCAGATGCTCGCAATTGTCCAGGATGATGAGGGCTGATTTGGGCCGCAGGGAGTCCGCCAGCGTCTCGGTTAACCCCCGTCCTGGCTGCTCGGGCACGCCGAGCGCGGAGGCCACCGCGTTCGGAACGAGGCTCGAGTCGGACAACGGCGCCAACTCCGCCAGCCATACTCCGTCGGGAAACTCTTGAAGGACCCCAGGGGCCACCTGCAGGGCCAGTCGCGTCTTGCCGCACCCGCCCGACCCGGTCAGCGTGAGCAGCCGCGCCGTGCCCAACAGGCGCTTGACCTCAACGATCTCCCGCGCGCGGCCAATGAAGCTAGTCAGTTGCGGAGGAAGGTTGTGGAGACGCTGGGGAGGAGGCGGGACCATGCGGCTCTGGTGCCGAGCGGATTGGGTCGGCCGTCTTCTGACCGGTCGCTTCGCGACCCGCTTTCTGGGCCGACGAATCATTCGCCAGCCTCCATGACCAAGGATCGCGGTCAGAGGTTCGAAATGGCCGTTCGGCGGACCGGCGCTGGCCCCCTTTCGGGCGCCACCCCCATGAAGTTACAGCTTGCCCTCGTGGCTCGCCAGACTTATTGGAAGGCTCAGGGAAATCAAATCGAGGCCGCGGGAGGGTAGAAAAACCGTCGCAAAATTTCGAGGCCGGTTTGTCTCACTTTCAGGTGGGCAGGACACCTCTGATCGATATTTCTCCACGCCGCCGGCAGCGCTGTCGGGGCGGTTCTCGGATCGGCCATCACCGGACGGATAGCACGGTCCCTGGGCATCGGCCCGACCTACATACTGGGGTGCGTGCTGTTCCCGGCACCGTTGGTGCTCGTGCCGGCGGCGTCGGGCCCGGCGCTGGTTATCCTCGCGTTCCTGTTCGCCGCGAGGTTCGGCTCAGGGTTGGGCGTGATGATCCTCGATATCAGCATCGGCTCGATCTTCGCGGCGCTCATTCCGCATCAACTCAGATCCCGTGTCTCAAGGGCCTTCACCGTCGTAAACTACGGGGTCCGGCCGCTTGGCTCGCTTGTGGGCGGGCTGCTCGGAAGCGCGATTGGCCTTCGACCGACACTCTGGATCGCCACGGTCGGAGGGGTCGCCGGCGTCCTCTGGTTGCTGCGGTCCCCCATGCCTCGCCTGCGGACGCTGGACCACCCGGTCGAGGTCACTCCGGGACGCGACGTCGAGGGTACGAAGTTCTGATGTCATGCCGCTAATTCAGTCAATTGATCGCAGACATAGGGGATGACCGAGGATGAGATGCCAACACCCACAACCGCTCCGAGGAGCGGCGGACTAAGCAACGCCGGCGCGGCCTGCCCGATGGCGATCGGCAGCGCCGCGATCGTTCACGAGAGGCGGCGCTCGTCTGCGGGCAGCGGGACCGGCCGCAGCGGAACAGGCGACGACTGCACAATGGACGTCGTCGTCTGCCCGTACGCGAGGAAGCGATC
This bacterium DNA region includes the following protein-coding sequences:
- a CDS encoding AAA family ATPase, whose amino-acid sequence is MGTARLLTLTGSGGCGKTRLALQVAPGVLQEFPDGVWLAELAPLSDSSLVPNAVASALGVPEQPGRGLTETLADSLRPKSALIILDNCEHLVAACAHLTDTLLRACPHLRVLATSVPYATTH
- a CDS encoding MFS transporter — protein: MFLHAAGSAVGAVLGSAITGRIARSLGIGPTYILGCVLFPAPLVLVPAASGPALVILAFLFAARFGSGLGVMILDISIGSIFAALIPHQLRSRVSRAFTVVNYGVRPLGSLVGGLLGSAIGLRPTLWIATVGGVAGVLWLLRSPMPRLRTLDHPVEVTPGRDVEGTKF
- a CDS encoding Lrp/AsnC family transcriptional regulator, with translation DRFLAYGQTTTSIVQSSPVPLRPVPLPADERRLS